The Pirellulales bacterium genomic interval TCGTCGGCGCTCGCCCGTAGCTTGTCGGCCACGTCGCTCCATGCTGCGGGCCGCGGCGCTCGGCGGCGCCCTTTCAGCCCCAATTGAACTCCTTCGAGAATCGCCAACTGCCGCGCCGGATCGGTCTGGCGCCCCAGTTCATCCACGACAAGCGCCAAATTCGCTTCCTTGGCCCCGTTGGCCACGCGCCGCGCGCACATGGCCAAAAGCTGTTGTAGCGGCGAATCGCTGACCAGCGCCAAACCTCGCGCCCCATCGGCCGCCACCAACGGCTCTAGCGCATACCAATAACAAAGCGGCAGGTTGTGATCGTCGGCGTCTTCGCCATGCTTGGCCAGCGCCGCCATCAAATCCCAGCGCTCGGCCAGCGGCACGCGCTGCGCCGCCGACGCCAGAAACTTGCGCACCACGGGCGAATCGTCCGCTTGGGCCAATTGCGTCATCTTCGGCAATGCGGCCGCGAGCCGCGCCTCATCTTCCGACGCAATGCGGATCGTCCACGCCCGCACATACGGTTGATCGTTTGCCAAGCCGCGCTCGATCTGCGCGTCGTCCAGCCCGCCGGTGGTCGCCAGGGCCCACAGGTTCCGCAGCCGCCGCGATGGATCGGGATGCTCAAACGCCCGCTTAGCCAACAGTTCGCGCACGCCCGGCCGCAATGTCCCCGCCGCGGCGCGCTCCTGCAGCAGTCGCCGCGCGTGCCGCACGAACCACTCGTTCTTGTGCAACAGTAGATCGGCCAGTTGCTCGTCCCCCAGAGCGGCCATGTCGACCGGCGCCGCCGGTTGATCGCCGTACACGATCTTGAAGATGCGCCCATTCGAACGATCGTGAATGTCGGGTTCGACGCGATGGCATTGGTTCTGGTCGTACCAGTCGAGCATGAAGACGTTGCCGTCTGGGCCGTAATACAAATTCAAAATCTGCGACCAGCTATCGTTGGCCAGCAAAAAATCGGCGCCATGATGGCCCACAAAGCCCGAGCCCGCTGGCTCCAGAACGTCGACATTGATTCGCGCGCCATGAATGTTGTTCATGAAGATCTGGCCGTGATATTGCTCCGGCCAATGTCCGCCTTGATAGATCATCGCGCCCGAGTGGGCGTGTCCGCCCCCCGCGGCGTCAGAGCGGTTGTTGCCGGCGTGTGGCTGCGCGCCCACCCAATGCACATGGTCGGCGATCGTCTTGATGTCGTCGTAGGTGTGCGGATTAAAGTGCGAACCCGCTTGCCGATGGTAGCGCGCGCCGGGAATCATGTGGAACAAGTGCGGAATCACACAGGCCGTGCAAAAAGCCTCTCCGTGCTCGTCAAAATCGACACCCCACGGATTGCTGGTGCCGTGCGCGAAGACCTCGAATTCGTGTCGTGTGGGGTGGTAGCGCCAGATGCCGGCGTTCAGCGGCGTGCGGTCGGCGCGATCCGTGCCCGGCTTGCCCACCAGAGAATGCGTGAACACGCCATGGCAACCATATAGCCAGCCATCCGGCCCCCAGATAAAAGCGTTCAACGTTTCATGCGTGTCGTGAAACCCCCAGCCGTCGAGCAATACCTCGGGCGGGCCATCGGGTCGGTCGTCGTGATCCCGATCGGGGATAAACAAGAAGTGTGGCGCCGCTCCGACCCACACGCCGCCAAAGCCCAGCGCGATGCCGCTGACCAGGTTCAGCTTTTCGATGAACACCTTCCGCTCGTCGAAATGGCCGTCGCCGTCGCGGTCTTCAAAGATCAAGATGCGGTCGCGAGCGTCTTCGTCCTTGCTGCGATGGGGGTAATTGTGAGCCTCCGCCACCCACAGCCGACCACGGTCGTCGATCGTCATGGCGATCGGCTGTTGCACGTCGGGTTCGCCGGCAAACAGCTTGACCGAAAAACCGGCCGGCACACTCATCGCTCGCGCGGCTTCCTCTGGCTCTAACCCCGCATGAGCGTACTCGTCGGCGATCGCCACCACCCGCTCGGCCGGAAACGCCGGCTTGTCGGCATGCAGTCGAAAGTCGTCGAAGTTGATGTGCCCCCAGCCATTGCTCGACTCATCGACGAGTCGCACCATCGCCTGCTGGCCTGCGTACGGACGCAAATCGACCACGGCGAATTTGAGCCCCTCTCCGTTGTCGCCGCTGGTCTTGAAGAGCACCTGACCGTCGCTGACCCGCACCAATTCCACCCGCGTCTTGGGGCTGTTGCCCCCTGCCACCATAAAGCTGGCCCACGGCTGATTGATGGTGAAAGCCGCTGAAGTGAGTGTCCCTTGCGGCTCGTCTCCTGCCAGTTCATAGCTGCCGATCCAGAACTCCCCTTGATGACCGCTCTGCATATCGGGCCGGCGGCCACGCACGGTGTCGCCGCGCACCGGTTGCTTCTCGAAGGCGGCGCCGGCGGCTACCCAGCCATCGAGCTTGCCCGACTCCAGATCGAGATTCAGCGGCCGGCCGTCCGCGCCTTGCGGCAACACTCCGGCGGCGGGGTCGGCGCCACGAGCGGAAGCCAGCGACAAAATAGCCAGGCAGAAGACCGGATAGATGGCGTATTTCATTGGACCAGCGTGGAATGTAGTTGACGAAAAACAATACGCTGCGATGGCTGCCGTGCCGCGATCAGCCGCAGCTTACGCTGCTGTCGTGACGCCGCCGCCTGCCAAAACCTCCAGCATAAACGGGCGGTTATACCAAGGCACGAAGCGTCCGGCGACAAATCGATTTCGCCAGCGAACCCGTTGGGGGGGATTCCGATGGCGCCGACGATCCCTACCCACCCGGCGGCAAGAATGCCGACCGGAAGAAAAAAATTGCCCCGACAGCTTGGGGTGATGCTAACCCCAGCGGCCGCCGCGGCCGGGGGGGAGTCCCCGCTGTTGGCGTCGTTCGCGCATTTGGCGCGAGTACTCATCTCGCATCCCGCGCTGGGTGGCCGTGGTGCGGCTCAAATATTCTTGTCGGCGTTGATTGCGATCGGCGCCCGACATATTCGACCAGCGTTCCCGTCCGCCGCCGTCTCGGCCGCGATCCCCCCCCGCGCTCCGATTTCCCTCGCGGCCGCCTCGATCTCGATTGGCGGTCTGCGGCCGGTTGCGCTCCTGCTCCCAGCGCTTTCGCCACTGTTCCATCTGGTCGATCCGCTTGTCCAGTTCCTTGGTCCGCTCTTGCGGGCTTAAGGCAAAAAACTTCGTCAGCTCTTCCTCCATCCGCTTGTTCATCTGCGCCTCGCGACGTTGCCGCAATTGCTGCCGGGTTTCGTCGGGCAATTGCTCGATCGTCTGGCGAAAATCGCCCCACGCCTGGCGGCGCTGCTCGTCGGTCATCCCCTCGCGGTTGTTAAACAGTTGGTCGGCCATCGCTTCGACCCGCAGCACCTCCGGATCGACGCTCGGTCCGCGCATCGCCCACACCACGCCGCCAATCACTAGCAGGGCCGCCGTGACGCCAATCGCCTTCTTCATGGCCAGCTCTCCGCGAAGCGTTACTCAGAAATTGTCGACATGCCCATCGAGATATAGAAAATTGCGCGTGCCGCGATGGAACGTCGTTTCGTCCTCCTCGTCGACGCGCGAGCCCCGAATCCAAGTGCCGTGAAAGTTCTCAAAGTCGTACATCAGCATCACCTCGCTCGAGGCGTACCGCTCATTGCCGTTGCGGTCGGCCGTGAGTTGCACGCGCCGTTTTCCGGCCAAGCGAGCCGAGGGGTACTCGTAGCTCAGCTTCTCCACTTCCGCGTACTCGGTGTCGCTGGGGCAAACGAACACCGGCTTGCTGTTTTCGATAAACGGTCCCAGTAATTGCAATATGTTCTCGCGCTGCGGCGCCACGCTCGGCAGGCTGGGTGCGTCGGGAAACACCCCCTCGATCCCCTGCCGATCGACATACATCATCAGCGCCAAGCCAATCTGTTGCAGGTTGGCCTTGCAGTGCGTCTGCCGCATGGTGGCCTGCGAATACATGACCGCCGGCAGCAACATTCCGATCAGGATCCCGATGATCGAAATCACCACGAGCAGTTCAATCAACGTGAAACCATGTAGGGGCCGGCGGCGCGAAACCGGCTGTCTTTTGCCCATAACATCCCCCCAACGCTTGCTGGCCAATGAGTTGGAGAACACGACAGAACAATACGTACGCACTCTCCCCGTTCGGTTGAACCCCGCCGCTGCCCGCTGGTTTCGCGAAATTTATCGCTTGGCCTTGGATTTGGCCGAAAGCGGTCGCAGCTCGACCTTTCGGACAAATAGCTCCGCCATCTCGGTCTGGATCAAGATCTTGCCCGAGGTTGGCGTCACCTGCTTGGCCTCGTTCACCAGCCGGTCGTTCACAAACACCTGCACGTGTGGCCCGTCGCACACGGTCCGCACCGTGGTCCACTCGCCCAGGGGGCTCTCCACATCCTCTTTGCCGCGGAAGCCAATTTTGTCCTCCCAGTCGGGGTCGCGGCCATACCAATTCACCCGTCCGGCGGTGAACTTCTCCGCTTTGCCCCCTGCCTTCCAGATCGCCTCGCCGTCGCGATCGCGCGCCACCTCGCTCACGATCGCAACCTCGGTCGGCGAGCCATCGGGTCGCTTGCCGTTGATCACTATAAAGTCGCCGGTTCCCCCTTCGATCAGTTGCACTTCGAGGCTTGGCATCCAGTTCTCCAGCGCGCTGCCATCCTCACCGTTGGCGTAGACCAAAACGCCCGAGTCGCGCGTCGCCTCGCGCCGCGAGCCCCAGGTCTTTTCGCCCCAGCGAAACTCGACGATCAGCTCAAAATCGGCGTAAGTCTTTGCGGTGGCCAGATAACCGAGGCCATCGCCGGTGATGTGCAGTTGCCCATCTTCGACGCGAAAAACCTGCTTGGGATCTTCGTATCCAGATTCCTTGAGCCAGGCGCGCCAGCCGGTCAGATCGTGTCCGTTGAATAACGCCATTGGCTCCTGCGGCACAATCGGCTCTTCGCCACATGCCGAGCCCGCGACCATCACCATCATTGCCAACCAGTGCCAACACGCCTTGCATTTCACAACGGTCTCCTCTTCCGAGAAATGGTTTTCCAGCCGGCAATTCTCGCGACCACGGCGGTCGACTGCAAACGCGGTCAAAAAACTGGCCATTCGGGCGGCGATTGCCGGTTGTGACGCCGCATGCGCCGCGATAGAACAGACTCACCCCCCTGCCGCTGAACCACCGCCTCCCCCCTCAGTGGACACGCTGCGCCCATGGTCTCTCTGACCGAACTTCCGCCTATTGAACGATTTCAGTCGAGCTCGGGGGCCAAGATTTACCGCCTGCCGGTCGAGGCCTTCCCCGGCTTCATCGCCTATGCCTACGTCGTATTCGATGTCGGCCCGACCACGATCATCGACACCGGTAGCGGCTACGGCAACTCGAACGATCACCTGCTGCAAGGGCTGGAAGCCATTCGCACCCAGTTTGGCGAACCATTCCACGTCAGCGACATTCGTCGCATCATCCTCACGCATGGGCATATCGACCATTTTGGCGGCCTGCCAATGCTCATGGAGCATACCGACGCCGAGATCGGCATTCATGTGCTCGATCGCCGCGTGTTGGCCGCCTACGAAGAGCGGGTGACCGTGGCCACCAAGGCGCTGCGCGTCTATCTGGAGCGCGCCGGCGTCGACGCTGATTTTCAGCTCAAGCTCATGGAGTACTACGGCTTTTCTAAAAAGCATGTCAAATCGCTCCGCGTCGATTTCACCATCGCCGATGGGCAGACGATCGACGGCATGCGCTTCATCCACACCCCCGGCCACTGCCCCGGCCAGGTCTGCGTGGTCATGGGCGACGTGTTGATCAGCGCCGACCACATTTTAGAAAAAACCACCCCGCACCAATCGCCCGAGAGCATCACCAACTACAACGGACTGGGACACTACCTCGAGGCGCTCGATCGCGTGGCCGAGTCGCCCGGCTTCGATGTGGCGCTCGGCGGGCACGAAGGCCCCATCCGCGATGTTTACAAGCGCATTGGCCAGATTCGAGACAGCCACGATCGCAAGCTCGATCGCGTGCTCGACGTGATTCGCGCCTCGAACGACCCGATCACCATCAGTCAGATCTCGAAAGAGATGTATCCCCGCGTCAAGGGATTCAATATCCTGCTCGCGCTCGAAGAAGTCGGCGCGCATGTCGAGTACCTCGACCAGCACGGACAACTCCAGGTGAGCAACCTGGACGAGGTGGAGCGCGAGATGAACCCCGCGCTCCGCTACCGAGTGGTGTAGCGCGATTTCTACGGCACCGGTTCCAGCGCCAAGAGCTCCAGATCAGTGTCGAATCGCACGGTGATCGGCGTCCATTGCAAGGTCGACGTGCCCATCTCGTCCGCCGCCGCGGTACGGTAATAGACAAAGTGCCACACCACCGGGAAGCGCTCGCACTTGTAAAGATATTTGAGCAGCACAAGGTCCTGCCCAATTCGCCGCGCCGCGATTTGCTCGTGGCCGCGGTAAGCGCCAAATCGCGTGGGGATCTGCGCGGTGCTGGTCTGTAGTTCGGCGAGCGACGCCGACCGCAGCAGCGCGTTGTTGCCGGCCAACAGCGTCTCTAGCGCGGGCCCCGCTTCGCCGGTCGAGATTGTATTAAAGAACCGATCGACCTGCGCGTCGAGCGTTTGCACCACGGTATCGTTGCTGGGTCCGTTTTGGCCCCAGGCGGTCATTCCCCAGGCCAAGGCCACACACAGCGTGGCCAGCGCCGCGCTGACTCGCAATCTGCTCTTCTTCATCGCTCCCTCGCTATTCCAGGTCTGGCAGTTCCCGCTCACGCCATGCTGCGCACGGCGCTATTGGGCGCCGCCGCCGGGCCGTCCCAGAGCGCTCGCATCTCCGCCGCCAGATAAAACGAACCGGCAACGCAGATCAAATCGTCGGCGCCCGCCCATTGTTGCATAGCTTCCCAGGCCAGCGCCGCATCGGCGCACACTTGCACGCGCGGGTCCCCCGTCCACGGCGCCGCCAGTTCGTTGGCCGGCACGCCGCGCGGGTTGTTCGCATACCGCGTCAGCACCACCCGATCGAACGCCGGGACCAGCCGCCGCAACATGCCAGCGTAATCCTTGTCCTGCGTCGTGGCGAACACCAGCGCCCGCCGGCAGGGGTCGAAGCTCTCGTTCAAGGTTTCCAGCAGCGCGCTGGCCGATGCCACATTGTGCGCCACGTCCAGCACCACCGCTGGCCGGCGCGATACCACCTCCACTCGCGCAGGGCACGGCGCTGTCGCCAGCCCCTGCCGAATCGCCGACTCCGGAAGCCGCCAACCTTGTTCGCGGAGCAACTTCAAAGTCGCTAGCGCCACCGCCCCGTTCTGCGCCTGATGGCCGCCCAAGGCCGGAAGCGCCACATCGGCTAGCGACCAATCGCGAGACGAAAAATCCATGCGCGGCTGGTTGGGCCGCAAATTCAACGATCGCGCGGGCTGATAAGCAAACCGAAAATCTCGGTCCAGTTCCACGAGGCGGCTGCCATTTTCCCTGGCGATGCGTCGAATCACGTCGCGCGGCTCTTGCGGCGTCACCCCGCTC includes:
- a CDS encoding DUF1080 domain-containing protein: MKYAIYPVFCLAILSLASARGADPAAGVLPQGADGRPLNLDLESGKLDGWVAAGAAFEKQPVRGDTVRGRRPDMQSGHQGEFWIGSYELAGDEPQGTLTSAAFTINQPWASFMVAGGNSPKTRVELVRVSDGQVLFKTSGDNGEGLKFAVVDLRPYAGQQAMVRLVDESSNGWGHINFDDFRLHADKPAFPAERVVAIADEYAHAGLEPEEAARAMSVPAGFSVKLFAGEPDVQQPIAMTIDDRGRLWVAEAHNYPHRSKDEDARDRILIFEDRDGDGHFDERKVFIEKLNLVSGIALGFGGVWVGAAPHFLFIPDRDHDDRPDGPPEVLLDGWGFHDTHETLNAFIWGPDGWLYGCHGVFTHSLVGKPGTDRADRTPLNAGIWRYHPTRHEFEVFAHGTSNPWGVDFDEHGEAFCTACVIPHLFHMIPGARYHRQAGSHFNPHTYDDIKTIADHVHWVGAQPHAGNNRSDAAGGGHAHSGAMIYQGGHWPEQYHGQIFMNNIHGARINVDVLEPAGSGFVGHHGADFLLANDSWSQILNLYYGPDGNVFMLDWYDQNQCHRVEPDIHDRSNGRIFKIVYGDQPAAPVDMAALGDEQLADLLLHKNEWFVRHARRLLQERAAAGTLRPGVRELLAKRAFEHPDPSRRLRNLWALATTGGLDDAQIERGLANDQPYVRAWTIRIASEDEARLAAALPKMTQLAQADDSPVVRKFLASAAQRVPLAERWDLMAALAKHGEDADDHNLPLCYWYALEPLVAADGARGLALVSDSPLQQLLAMCARRVANGAKEANLALVVDELGRQTDPARQLAILEGVQLGLKGRRRAPRPAAWSDVADKLRASADERVRNAVESLAVTLGDPAAFAELRRKAADPQQETSTRRAAIVALLSARDDQLAPVLQRLLTDDALRAEALRGLAAYGDEKTPAAILGVYAKLNPAERRDALATLASRTSYAAKLLNGLADKTIATSDVSADVIRQLRNLKDKSLDERIRSVWGEVRDTSADVAERIAQHRKLLTTKPKQEPDVALGRAMYLKTCQQCHTLFNVGGKVGPELTGSNRANLDYLLSNVLDPSSLISKDYMATVVATTDGRVLTGIIREQDDQKLTLATANETIVLPRDEVDELSPSTKSMMPDDVLQPLSEHQIRSLVAYLASPQQTPLLATAENAASLFNGVDLAGWSGNRDLWSVEGGELVGRTGGLDHNEFLVSDLTVGDFRLKFQVKLTGEAANSGVQFRSRPLEDGEVQGYQADIGKGWWGKLYEERGRGLLWDKSGEQYVKAGDWNDYEIEATGSRIRTWINGQLCVDLDDAAGARRGVLALQLHAGPAMEARYRNFALTVETSEPVAEGAQAAK
- a CDS encoding type II secretion system GspH family protein, which codes for MGKRQPVSRRRPLHGFTLIELLVVISIIGILIGMLLPAVMYSQATMRQTHCKANLQQIGLALMMYVDRQGIEGVFPDAPSLPSVAPQRENILQLLGPFIENSKPVFVCPSDTEYAEVEKLSYEYPSARLAGKRRVQLTADRNGNERYASSEVMLMYDFENFHGTWIRGSRVDEEDETTFHRGTRNFLYLDGHVDNF
- a CDS encoding DUF1080 domain-containing protein; this encodes MKCKACWHWLAMMVMVAGSACGEEPIVPQEPMALFNGHDLTGWRAWLKESGYEDPKQVFRVEDGQLHITGDGLGYLATAKTYADFELIVEFRWGEKTWGSRREATRDSGVLVYANGEDGSALENWMPSLEVQLIEGGTGDFIVINGKRPDGSPTEVAIVSEVARDRDGEAIWKAGGKAEKFTAGRVNWYGRDPDWEDKIGFRGKEDVESPLGEWTTVRTVCDGPHVQVFVNDRLVNEAKQVTPTSGKILIQTEMAELFVRKVELRPLSAKSKAKR
- a CDS encoding MBL fold metallo-hydrolase codes for the protein MVSLTELPPIERFQSSSGAKIYRLPVEAFPGFIAYAYVVFDVGPTTIIDTGSGYGNSNDHLLQGLEAIRTQFGEPFHVSDIRRIILTHGHIDHFGGLPMLMEHTDAEIGIHVLDRRVLAAYEERVTVATKALRVYLERAGVDADFQLKLMEYYGFSKKHVKSLRVDFTIADGQTIDGMRFIHTPGHCPGQVCVVMGDVLISADHILEKTTPHQSPESITNYNGLGHYLEALDRVAESPGFDVALGGHEGPIRDVYKRIGQIRDSHDRKLDRVLDVIRASNDPITISQISKEMYPRVKGFNILLALEEVGAHVEYLDQHGQLQVSNLDEVEREMNPALRYRVV
- a CDS encoding bifunctional folylpolyglutamate synthase/dihydrofolate synthase → MTWAESTSRDAAIEFLHSRIDYERAAVASLGATEWKLERMRELAERLGDPLAHIPVVHVAGTKGKGSTAAMIASALTAAGRRTGLFSSPHLNRTEERVAVDGAAISGAELGELVAELRPHIEAMDRAAVRLPGEFGPTYFEITTALALAAFRRRRVDAAVLEVGMGGRLDSTNICLPVVSVITSISLDHMRQLGDTLAAIAGEKAGIIKRGVQVVSGVTPQEPRDVIRRIARENGSRLVELDRDFRFAYQPARSLNLRPNQPRMDFSSRDWSLADVALPALGGHQAQNGAVALATLKLLREQGWRLPESAIRQGLATAPCPARVEVVSRRPAVVLDVAHNVASASALLETLNESFDPCRRALVFATTQDKDYAGMLRRLVPAFDRVVLTRYANNPRGVPANELAAPWTGDPRVQVCADAALAWEAMQQWAGADDLICVAGSFYLAAEMRALWDGPAAAPNSAVRSMA